A stretch of the Bacteroidota bacterium genome encodes the following:
- a CDS encoding Gfo/Idh/MocA family oxidoreductase produces the protein MVKAGIIGLGKMGLSHCSILNAHPEVNLLAACDSSKFLLEAIKKYTRIKCYTDYKEMIGENEFDCLVIATPTKYHFEMVKYALNKNINVFVEKPFSLTLEDSNEMYKLANKNMLVNQVGYHNRFLGTFKELKRLLDNNVIGEVYHFLGEAYGPVVVREKSSTWRSEKDEGGGCLYDYASHVINLINLYFGEPSAVAGTFLKKIYSKEVEDAVYSILIYEKGFSGILSVNWSEDAYRKMSTQISVFGKKGKIIADATECRIYLKEENTKENLKKGWTIKYITDVTEGVNFYLRGEEYSSQIDYFIDHVKNKKHDNINSFESALQTEKVIDLLFKNGKEV, from the coding sequence ATGGTTAAAGCTGGTATAATAGGACTTGGAAAAATGGGGCTATCTCATTGCTCAATTCTGAATGCACATCCTGAAGTCAATCTTTTAGCCGCGTGTGATTCGTCAAAATTTTTATTAGAGGCAATAAAGAAGTACACACGTATAAAATGTTACACTGATTACAAGGAAATGATTGGAGAGAATGAATTTGATTGTTTGGTAATAGCCACACCAACAAAGTATCATTTTGAAATGGTAAAATATGCTTTAAATAAAAATATAAATGTTTTTGTTGAGAAGCCATTCAGTCTGACATTAGAAGACAGTAATGAAATGTATAAATTAGCAAATAAAAATATGCTAGTTAACCAGGTGGGTTACCATAATCGGTTCTTGGGCACTTTCAAAGAGTTAAAAAGACTTTTAGATAACAATGTAATTGGTGAAGTGTACCATTTTCTTGGTGAGGCATACGGACCGGTCGTGGTACGTGAAAAAAGCTCAACGTGGCGTTCGGAAAAAGATGAGGGTGGCGGATGTCTGTACGATTATGCTTCTCATGTAATTAACTTGATTAATTTATACTTTGGTGAACCCAGTGCTGTTGCAGGAACATTTCTTAAAAAGATATACTCAAAAGAAGTTGAAGATGCGGTTTACTCCATATTAATTTATGAAAAGGGATTTAGTGGTATCTTATCGGTTAACTGGAGTGAGGATGCTTACAGAAAGATGTCCACACAAATATCTGTATTCGGTAAAAAAGGTAAAATTATTGCAGATGCAACTGAATGTAGAATCTACTTAAAAGAAGAAAATACAAAAGAGAATTTAAAAAAAGGATGGACTATCAAATATATTACCGACGTAACTGAAGGTGTTAATTTTTATTTAAGAGGTGAGGAGTACTCATCTCAGATAGATTATTTTATTGATCATGTAAAAAATAAAAAGCATGACAACATAAACTCATTTGAGAGTGCACTTCAGACGGAAAAAGTGATAGACCTATTATTTAAAAATGGCAAAGAGGTATAA
- a CDS encoding DUF1972 domain-containing protein, translating to MKVAIIGIRGLPNTYGGFETLAEYLVKHLSKTFEITVYCSSIDLSTKLKEYNGAKLKYIPISSHGAWGIIYDSISLLLSVRKFDKIIFLGFGGGFVMHLIKKYRHKMILNIGGLDWKRDKWSSKVKRIIKISEALLVKYSSQIISDNVGIQDYIFTEYGRSSTLIAYGGDQTMRVSITPEAKKYYPFLESKYAFIVTRIQVDNNVEMILKAFMKQNRLPIVIVGNWNDSKYGKMLKSKYLDKNKLILLDAIYDQQKLDILRSNCTVYIHGHSAGGTNPSLVEAMFLGLPIFAFASGYNEYTTYNKAIYFKSEKELTQLINNYESLNIDAIGKKLKELADKHYRWAHIANEYKKLILKD from the coding sequence ATGAAAGTTGCAATAATTGGTATACGGGGTCTTCCAAACACTTATGGTGGTTTTGAAACGTTAGCAGAATATCTTGTTAAGCATCTTTCAAAAACTTTTGAAATAACGGTTTACTGTTCATCAATAGATTTATCTACAAAGTTGAAGGAGTATAATGGAGCTAAATTAAAATATATCCCGATTTCATCTCATGGTGCTTGGGGTATTATCTACGATAGTATTTCGCTTTTATTATCAGTCAGAAAATTTGATAAAATTATATTCTTGGGTTTTGGTGGCGGTTTTGTTATGCATCTGATAAAAAAATATAGACACAAAATGATATTGAATATCGGTGGATTAGATTGGAAAAGAGATAAATGGTCGTCGAAAGTTAAAAGAATTATAAAAATATCAGAAGCACTATTGGTGAAATATAGTAGTCAAATAATTTCTGATAATGTTGGAATACAAGATTACATTTTTACTGAATATGGCCGCAGTAGTACTTTAATTGCTTATGGTGGTGATCAAACAATGAGAGTTAGTATTACACCTGAGGCTAAGAAATATTATCCATTTTTGGAATCAAAATACGCTTTTATTGTTACTAGAATTCAAGTCGATAATAATGTCGAAATGATATTAAAAGCTTTTATGAAACAGAATAGACTACCAATAGTAATTGTTGGCAATTGGAACGATTCGAAATATGGCAAAATGCTCAAATCAAAGTATTTAGATAAAAATAAACTTATTCTATTGGATGCTATCTACGACCAACAAAAATTAGATATCCTGCGTAGCAATTGTACGGTTTATATTCATGGGCATTCAGCCGGTGGTACTAACCCATCATTAGTAGAAGCTATGTTTCTTGGGTTACCAATATTTGCATTTGCTTCTGGTTATAACGAATATACAACATATAACAAGGCGATTTACTTCAAAAGCGAAAAAGAACTTACTCAATTGATTAATAACTACGAATCGCTTAACATTGATGCAATTGGTAAAAAATTAAAAGAATTAGCAGATAAACATTATCGTTGGGCACACATTGCCAACGAGTATAAAAAACTAATATTGAAGGATTGA
- a CDS encoding glycosyltransferase family 4 protein yields MSKKICYISEECYLDSDVEIIKELNRQVKLYWYVFFRKKSNVDYTPTKIESYSKQHLIANISIISLKNRLRNLKIIWEYVQILKTIKKEKPDVIYIDMLGMPYFFLCVFFILGTKNVVYAVHDLKIHYKHQHYYFIDLSQKFIFMYFKHFHLLSRWQLNIFKQKYPKKNCFYSGICLKDFGSSNKIPPKGKIRFLFFGTIRKNKGLQYLIEAVNKLSIEFKNEFVVSIAGVCDEWHIYEKLIKDPSVFDLQIKLIPNQDIPDLFCSSHYIVLPYIDVTQSGPLLIAYNYGIPAIASNLEGFKEYIEDNKTGYLFKSQDSEDLYRVLKKILLTKNSNYKFMTQNLGDYIKKNISTEHIVNKYLDYFNRITEKQTEDEKY; encoded by the coding sequence ATGTCAAAAAAAATATGCTATATATCCGAAGAATGCTATCTCGATTCTGATGTTGAAATCATAAAAGAACTCAATAGACAGGTAAAGCTATACTGGTATGTATTTTTTAGAAAAAAAAGCAACGTTGATTATACCCCAACTAAAATAGAATCATATTCTAAACAACATTTAATAGCGAATATTTCAATAATATCATTAAAAAACAGGTTAAGAAATTTAAAAATAATTTGGGAGTATGTTCAAATATTAAAGACAATAAAAAAAGAAAAACCTGATGTTATTTACATTGACATGCTTGGTATGCCTTATTTTTTCCTATGCGTCTTTTTTATTTTAGGAACAAAAAATGTTGTTTATGCGGTGCATGATCTAAAAATTCATTACAAACATCAACATTATTATTTTATAGATCTATCTCAAAAATTTATCTTTATGTATTTTAAACATTTTCACTTATTATCACGATGGCAATTAAATATTTTTAAACAAAAATATCCAAAGAAAAATTGTTTTTATTCAGGCATTTGCTTAAAAGATTTTGGTAGTTCAAATAAAATTCCTCCCAAAGGAAAGATCAGATTTCTATTTTTTGGAACTATTAGAAAGAATAAGGGTTTACAATATTTGATCGAAGCAGTAAATAAATTATCGATAGAATTCAAAAATGAATTTGTTGTTTCGATCGCAGGAGTATGTGATGAATGGCATATTTATGAAAAATTAATCAAAGACCCATCAGTATTCGATTTACAAATAAAATTAATTCCTAATCAGGATATTCCTGACTTGTTTTGTTCATCTCATTATATTGTATTACCCTATATAGATGTTACACAAAGTGGTCCATTGTTGATTGCATATAACTATGGAATTCCTGCCATAGCATCTAATTTGGAAGGATTTAAAGAATATATAGAGGATAATAAAACGGGATATTTATTTAAATCTCAAGATTCTGAAGATCTTTATCGTGTGTTAAAGAAAATATTACTTACGAAAAATTCCAATTATAAATTTATGACACAAAATTTAGGAGACTATATAAAAAAGAATATATCAACCGAACATATTGTTAATAAATATTTAGATTATTTTAATAGAATCACTGAGAAACAGACTGAAGATGAAAAATATTAG
- a CDS encoding glycoside hydrolase family 99-like domain-containing protein, whose product MKNIRTIAMYLPQYHPIPENDEWWGKGFTEWFNVAKAKPKFKGHYQPHIPTELGFYDLRLPQVLEEQSKIAKEYGIHGFCFYHYWFNGKKLLEKPIEEMLFSKKPDFPFMLCWANESWSRAWDGKDNDIILEQTYSRDDDSKHFEYLVPYFKDPRYIRVDNKPVFIIYNSVKFPDIKQTISTWRRMSKEEGFEIYLCRFETFGNFGKSYLDVGFDAACQFPPFGRTYRNFIKDHPIRLFKKTLNLFANNKFGNIYNYKEYVEYNCKQDLYDYKIYPGIMPSWDNSPRKDRGYIIFNNSTPSLYKMWLTHIVKYFKPYSSEENFIFINAWNEWAEGNHLEPCIKWGRAYLEATYEVLSSSIK is encoded by the coding sequence ATGAAAAATATTAGAACAATTGCAATGTATTTGCCTCAATATCATCCTATCCCGGAAAATGATGAATGGTGGGGGAAGGGTTTTACAGAATGGTTCAATGTCGCGAAGGCAAAACCAAAATTTAAAGGTCATTATCAACCCCATATTCCTACAGAGCTTGGTTTTTATGATTTAAGATTACCACAAGTCCTTGAGGAACAATCTAAAATAGCAAAAGAATATGGAATACATGGATTTTGCTTTTACCATTATTGGTTCAATGGTAAAAAACTGCTCGAGAAACCAATTGAAGAGATGTTATTCTCGAAGAAACCTGATTTTCCTTTTATGTTATGCTGGGCTAATGAAAGTTGGAGTAGAGCTTGGGATGGAAAGGATAATGATATTATTCTCGAACAGACATATTCTCGGGACGATGATTCAAAACATTTTGAATATTTAGTTCCATATTTTAAAGATCCGCGATATATAAGAGTGGATAATAAACCTGTATTTATAATTTATAATTCTGTTAAATTCCCGGATATCAAACAAACCATTTCAACTTGGAGGCGAATGTCAAAGGAAGAGGGATTTGAAATATACTTATGTCGTTTTGAGACATTTGGCAATTTCGGTAAATCTTATTTAGATGTTGGTTTTGATGCCGCATGTCAATTTCCTCCTTTTGGTAGGACGTATAGAAATTTTATTAAAGATCATCCCATAAGATTATTTAAAAAAACTTTAAATCTATTTGCGAATAATAAATTCGGAAATATATATAATTATAAAGAATATGTTGAATATAATTGCAAGCAAGATTTATATGACTACAAAATATATCCTGGAATTATGCCTTCTTGGGATAATTCTCCTCGTAAAGATCGAGGATATATTATTTTTAATAACAGCACTCCATCGTTATATAAAATGTGGTTGACCCATATAGTAAAATATTTTAAACCATATTCTTCTGAAGAAAATTTTATCTTTATTAATGCATGGAACGAATGGGCTGAAGGAAATCACTTGGAACCTTGTATTAAATGGGGAAGGGCTTATTTAGAGGCTACCTATGAAGTTCTGTCCTCATCAATAAAATAG